CGGCACGCCTGACCGGCGGGAAGCTCCCCGACATGCCGCTCCGCTACTTCAACCAGTGCATCTCACTCGGCCGCAGGGACGGCCTGATCCAGTACGTCACCGCCGACGACCGCTCCGTCCGGGCAGCGCTGATCGGCCGGTTCGCCGCCCTCTACAAGGAACTGGTCTGCAAGGGCGCGGCCTGGGGCGTCGCCAACCCGCTGCTGGGAATGCCGACCAGAGGCCGCCGCCTCGCACAGGCCGCGGCCTCCCCTGCCGTCCACGAATCGGTCTGACCTCCGGACCGGTCCACTGCCGCGTCGGGGCCTGGCCCAGGCCCCGACGCGCAGGCATTCCCCAACTCGTCCGCGCCCCGGGGCCCGTCGGGCACAACCGGTCCAGAAACACGACAGAGGCCCTCAGGATTTCTCCTGAGGGCCTCTGTCCTGCTGTGCACTCGGCAGGATTCGAACCTGCAACCTTCTGATCCGTAGTCAGATGCTCTATCCGTTAAGCTACGAGTGCTTGTCCTCGGCCTGGGCCTCGGTCCCGCTCCCCGGTTTTTTTTCTCCCCGGTCGGCGTTGCGAGAACAACATTACATGACCTGCGCCGTGACGCGAAATCCATTAGCCAAACCCGTTCTGACCTGCGGAAACGTTCTTTTGGCGGCAAGTTTCCACACCCGGGAACGACCGAAGCCCCGTGCCTGGGGCACGGGGCTTCGGGTTCTGCGGAGGCGGAGGGATTTGAACCCTCGATGGGCTTTAAAACCCAAACCGCATTAGCAGTGCGGCGCCATAGACCGGACTAGGCGACGCCTCCAGCACACCCCACGCGAGCGTGGGTGGTGCGTGCAGATGATGACACAGACGAGCGCGCTGTCACCAATCGCCGCCCACGGTACTAGGCAGGCGGGCGGCGAGGCAAAGCGCCCTGCGGCGGGTGTCCGACCGGTCCGCCGGGTGCGTGGCAGGCGGAGGCCCGTCCCGTCCGGTCAGGGTTCACCGGCGTGTCCCGTCGGGGTCACCCCGCACCCGGCGGACCCGGCCGGGTGTCCAGGTGTGCCTCTTCCGGTCGGCCCCCCATGAGTTGCGCAACGTGCGGGCGTAAGGAGCGTTAGTAACTACGAGGGCTCCGCCCTCCGTCCGTCACCCCCACGTGCCCGGCGCGCGCCACCACCCGGCGGCCCCGTCGAGCAGGCCGGCGCGCTCCTGGGCGCGCCAGAACATCAGGAGCCCCGAATGCTGCGCCGTATCGCCCTCACCGCTGTCGCGTCCCTGGCCGCGCTGTCCGCCGCCGTGCCCGCCGCCACCGCCTCCCCTCTTGTCCCGCTGCCTCCTCTCCCCTTGCTCCAGGGGGACTGGCCGACGGAGCAGGACACGGAGACCCGGCTCACCGTGACGGTCTCGGAGTCCGGCAATCCGTCGGCCGACGGCGTCTTCGAGCTGGAGTGCGGCCCGGCGGGCGGCAGCCACCCCGCCGCCCAGCGCGCCTGCGATCTGCTGGACGAGGCCGCGGATGCGGGGGACAACCCGTTCGTGGCGACGGACCGCAACGCCATGTGCACCCAGCAGGCCGGCGGGCCCGCCGCCGCCCGGGTGCAGGGCACGTGGCAGGGCGAGAGCGTCGACGCGCGCTTCAGCCGGGCCAACGGCTGCGAGATCGCGCGCTGGAACAACCTCGTGCCGGTGCTGCCCTCCGCCCGGTAGCCGGTTCGGCGGGGCGTGCGCCGGGACTTCGGCCGGGGCGGACGGCGCGCGCCGGGGCGCGCGCAGACCACCCCTGAGGGCCTCCGGCGCGCGTTCCAGGGGAGGTTCAGGTTGTCTCCCGTACGCCCCTCCGGACGCATCGGAGCACGTCAGAAGGGGCGCTCGCGGTCACCACACAGGCCACCGGCATACACCGTGTGCACAGAACCTTGGTGAGAGCTCCCCCTCATCCGCCGCCCGTCGTGCGCTCCTGCCTTTAGACTCCTCCAGTGACAGCCTGAGGCCCGAGGGGCAGGATGGGGCCCGCTGTCGGCAAGGTGCGGTATTCAGGGAGGAAGCGTCTCGTGAGCAGCAGGCCATCCCGAGGCGCTGCTCGCCTCGCAGCCATACTCGATGCCCTCCCGGACGGGCTCCTGCTCGTCAACTGCAACGGCACGGTCGTCAACGCCAACACCATCGCCCTCGAGATGTTCGAGACCCCGGGCACCGCGCTCGTGGGGCGCGGACTGCTCGATCTGCTTCCGGAGTTCGACTCCAGGCTGATCCCGGGGTCGATGCGGAGGCCGGAGTCCGCGGACGAGCAGGGCAGGACCAAGCCCACGCGTATGACCGCGCGCCGGACCGACGGCACCGAGTACCCCGTCGAGGTCACCAGCGCCTCCCTGGACAGCGGCCAGGCCGGCTACAACGACATCCACTCCAGCTACACCGGTGACGAGCTGCTCATGCTCGTCGTCCGGGATCTCTCCGGGACCGTCGACACCGAGGCTGAGCTGGCCCGTTCGCAGCGCCAGACGGAAATGATCCTGCGGGCCGCCTCCGAAGGCGTCGTCGGTACGGACACGGACGGCCGGGTCGTCCTTGTCAACCCCGCCGCCGCCCAGATCCTCGGCTTCCGGGCCAGTGACCTCGGCGGCCAGGAACTCCACCCGCTGATCCTCCACTCGCGCGCGGAGGGCGGCCCGTTCCCGTACGAGGAGTCGCCGCTCGCCGACACCCTCAGGTCCGGCCGCAAGCACCGGGTGCGCGGCCAGGTCCTCTGGTCCAAGAGCGGTGCCCAGGTACCGGTGGACCTGACGACCGCCCCGGTGCGGGACGGGGACCAGCTGGTCGGCGCCGTCATGACGTTCACCGACCGCAGGCCCTACGAGGAGCAGACCCAGCAGCACACCGACGAGGTCTCCGGTCTGACCGAACGGCACACGGCCGAGGTCACCGGTCTGACCGAACGGCACGAGGCCGAGATCGCCGAACTCACCGAGAAGCACCGCGCCCAGGTCGAGGCGCTCACCGAGCAGCACGCCGCCGAGATCGCCGACCGGACCGAGCGGTACGCCGCCGAGCTGGAGGAGCAGGCGGAGCGGCTCGCGGGCCTCGGCGACCGGCACACCCAGCTGACGGCCGTGCTGGGCGAGTCCCTGCGCGGGCCGCTGGAGGAGTTGCGGGGCGAACTCTCGGCCCTCGCCGCGGACCCGGCCGGCCAGCTCTGGCCCGAGGCCAACCAGATCCTGCACCACCTCGCCGCCGGCTATGCGCGCATGACGACGCTCGTCGACAACGTGTTGAGCTACCAACGGCTGGACACCGGCAGCGAGGAGCTCGTCAAGCAGCCGGTGCTGCTCGACGCCGTGGTGACCGCGGGCATCGACGGAGCGGTCGAGCTGATCGGCCCCGGACGCGCCCAGTTCGCGGTCCACGCGCCAGCGATCGAGGCCGAGGTCGACGCGGGCCGGCTGATCACGGCCCTCGCTCACCTCGTCGCCGACGTGGCCGGTGTCGACTCGACCGGCAAGGCCCGGCAGGTGCCGGGCGGCGGCTATGTCGACTCCACGGTCGTGGTGGCCGCGGCACAGCGCGGTGAGGTCGTGCGCATCGAGGTGCGCGGGCCGTTCGCCGGGGGCGACCCGGTGCACGTGCCGATCGTGCGCGGGATCGTCCGCGCGCACGGCGGTGTGCTCCAGACCCACGAGATGCCGGGGATGAGCGGCAGCGCATACGTCCTGGAGGTGCCGCTCGGAACCGGTGCCGGGACCATCGCGCCCGAGCCGCTCCCGGCGCCCGAGGAGACCGCAGTACCCGAGCCCGCCCCCCAGCCCCCCACGCAGGGCGGCCGGCGTCGTGCGCGCAGGGCGTCGACGGACGCGTTCCTGGACGGCCCCGTCGACGAAGGAGCGGCGGCTCCGGAGTCCGGTGACACGGCGGCCGCGGAGCCGACCGGCCGGCGGAGGGCTCGCCGTGGATCCGCGGACCCGCAGGAGCAGCAGGAACAGGACCTGACCGCGCATCGGCCGAGCGAGGGTTCCGGTCGCAGGCGCGGCCGGCCCAGCCCTGCCGAGACGGGTGCGGAGTCCCCCGCCGAGCAGCCCCGGCAGGCGCTGGCTCTCCCCGCCGCTTCCTCCTCCCCTTCCGAGGGGTCCGTGGTCACGGCGGCCGAAGGCGCGCAGGGCGGTGGCGGCCGGCCGCAGCTCGGGCCGACGGTGCCGCCCCAGGGCGTGCCGCAGAGCCCCTCCGGCCGGTCCGGACGCCAGGGCGGCGCCCAGCCCGCGCTGCCCGCCCTCGCCTCGCGCGAGGCCCCGGGGCAGGAGCAGCCTCGGCCGGGTCAGCCTCAGCCGGAGCCGCAGGGACAGCAGCCCGGGGGGCGCCGGGCCCGCCGGGCTCTCGCCGCCGCGCAGGAACGCGCCGCTGCCGCGGAGCCCTCGGGACCTCGTACCGCGTTCGCGCTGCCGCCCGCGGCGGCGGACCGGATTCCGCCGCCGGCTCCTGGCTCTCCCGTCGTGGCACCGCCGTCCGTCGTCGCCCCCGCCTCGCCCGTCCCGCAGCCGGTACCCGCACCGTCGGCACCCCTGCCGACCCCCTCGGACGCCCAGCAGGTCCCGGCCGCCGACAGCCCGATGCCCGAGCGCCATGACGCCGTGCGGACCGCACCGGACGCGGACCACACCCCGCCCCAGCCGCACCCCTCGCCGTCCGGCCGCCGGAGGGCGCGGCCCGTGGAGGCGCCGGAGCAGCAGTCCCGGCCGGGTCATCCCGTTCCCGGGCAGCCGCTGCCCGCCGTCCCCCCGCAGCCCGACTGGTCGCAGGACGTCGCGCCGGGACCGGCCGCACCGGCTCACGTGAACGCCGTGGACCCGGCCGGTGACGGGTCCCGGGCGGTTGCCGGCAGCACCGCGCACACCACGGGCAGCATCGCCGCTCCCGCGGGCCCCGTGCCCGCGCCGGAACCCTCGTCCGCCCCTGAGCCGCATCCGGCCGACAGCGACGCACCCGCACCCGTTCAGGACGCGCGACGCCAGCCGCTGCCTGCCGAGGAACCGATGCCCGCGTCCGCGGATTCGACCCAGGGCCGTGCGTTCAGCGTCCGGACGCTGGGGCAGGGCGTGCCCTTCGCCCAGCACCTCGCGCATCAGCAGAACCAGACGCTCGGCGGTGCCGG
The DNA window shown above is from Streptomyces sp. Alt3 and carries:
- a CDS encoding SSI family serine proteinase inhibitor — translated: MLRRIALTAVASLAALSAAVPAATASPLVPLPPLPLLQGDWPTEQDTETRLTVTVSESGNPSADGVFELECGPAGGSHPAAQRACDLLDEAADAGDNPFVATDRNAMCTQQAGGPAAARVQGTWQGESVDARFSRANGCEIARWNNLVPVLPSAR
- a CDS encoding response regulator — its product is MSSRPSRGAARLAAILDALPDGLLLVNCNGTVVNANTIALEMFETPGTALVGRGLLDLLPEFDSRLIPGSMRRPESADEQGRTKPTRMTARRTDGTEYPVEVTSASLDSGQAGYNDIHSSYTGDELLMLVVRDLSGTVDTEAELARSQRQTEMILRAASEGVVGTDTDGRVVLVNPAAAQILGFRASDLGGQELHPLILHSRAEGGPFPYEESPLADTLRSGRKHRVRGQVLWSKSGAQVPVDLTTAPVRDGDQLVGAVMTFTDRRPYEEQTQQHTDEVSGLTERHTAEVTGLTERHEAEIAELTEKHRAQVEALTEQHAAEIADRTERYAAELEEQAERLAGLGDRHTQLTAVLGESLRGPLEELRGELSALAADPAGQLWPEANQILHHLAAGYARMTTLVDNVLSYQRLDTGSEELVKQPVLLDAVVTAGIDGAVELIGPGRAQFAVHAPAIEAEVDAGRLITALAHLVADVAGVDSTGKARQVPGGGYVDSTVVVAAAQRGEVVRIEVRGPFAGGDPVHVPIVRGIVRAHGGVLQTHEMPGMSGSAYVLEVPLGTGAGTIAPEPLPAPEETAVPEPAPQPPTQGGRRRARRASTDAFLDGPVDEGAAAPESGDTAAAEPTGRRRARRGSADPQEQQEQDLTAHRPSEGSGRRRGRPSPAETGAESPAEQPRQALALPAASSSPSEGSVVTAAEGAQGGGGRPQLGPTVPPQGVPQSPSGRSGRQGGAQPALPALASREAPGQEQPRPGQPQPEPQGQQPGGRRARRALAAAQERAAAAEPSGPRTAFALPPAAADRIPPPAPGSPVVAPPSVVAPASPVPQPVPAPSAPLPTPSDAQQVPAADSPMPERHDAVRTAPDADHTPPQPHPSPSGRRRARPVEAPEQQSRPGHPVPGQPLPAVPPQPDWSQDVAPGPAAPAHVNAVDPAGDGSRAVAGSTAHTTGSIAAPAGPVPAPEPSSAPEPHPADSDAPAPVQDARRQPLPAEEPMPASADSTQGRAFSVRTLGQGVPFAQHLAHQQNQTLGGAGRRRKLAAPPEAEPQAPPAMAPVPPQPAPAPVPPQPVVAQGGTVQGAGTGRLMSAPASEGRSYAIGAPDEGAEGPEPLDGPGGAVEVANRPQPQPVDDELPPEPLDNPRRLLVWPAPDVSTQQALSDRGYRPVIVHSREEVDAQIAAFPAALFVDPLTGPITRTALQSLRQAAVAAEVPVLVTAGLGQATREAAYGADPAVLLKALAPRDSDQHPPRVLVIEEHEEIALALTETLERRGMQVARASGDSEAVDLATRMRPNLVVMDLMQVRRRRAGIIDWLRANGALNHTPLVVYTSAGMEEGDLPRLASGETVLFLAERSTSDEVQARIVDLLAKIGTN